Proteins from one Ktedonobacterales bacterium genomic window:
- a CDS encoding sigma-70 family RNA polymerase sigma factor has product MVQDGWLDEHRLIQGLRARNQRILETLIAQYSHELFYFIRLVLEGVGSIQDAEECVNDLFVTVWQDFDSFDQARGSLRTWLTMRAKYIALDRRRHLMRRNPSGSLVMSQLTDQSASQDLPGFDDLNTERASMNQRIDTSLDTLLEERERRDEVRRALERLPDLDRLLVYLRYFQLASFDEIALRTGLSKHAVDTRLWRVRKSLREVLREQVHGTRLKTTK; this is encoded by the coding sequence ATGGTGCAAGACGGTTGGTTGGATGAGCATAGACTCATTCAGGGGTTGCGCGCACGCAATCAGCGCATTCTGGAAACCCTGATTGCACAGTATTCCCATGAGCTTTTTTATTTCATTCGCCTGGTTTTAGAAGGAGTGGGTTCGATACAGGATGCCGAAGAGTGTGTGAATGACCTCTTCGTCACTGTTTGGCAAGATTTCGACTCCTTCGACCAGGCACGGGGTTCGCTGCGTACCTGGCTCACCATGCGCGCCAAGTATATTGCCCTGGATCGGCGCCGCCATCTCATGCGGCGAAACCCGTCCGGGTCGCTGGTGATGAGTCAACTGACCGATCAAAGCGCCAGCCAGGATCTCCCTGGTTTCGATGATCTGAACACCGAGAGAGCCAGTATGAACCAGCGAATAGATACCAGTCTTGATACGCTGCTGGAGGAGCGCGAACGCCGCGATGAAGTGCGCCGCGCTCTGGAGCGTTTGCCGGATCTTGATCGCTTGCTGGTCTATTTACGGTATTTCCAGCTCGCCAGCTTCGACGAGATCGCGCTGCGCACGGGCTTGTCCAAGCACGCGGTAGATACGCGGCTGTGGCGTGTGCGCAAGAGCCTCCGAGAGGTTCTTCGGGAGCAGGTTCATGGTACCCGGCTCAAAACAACCAAATGA
- a CDS encoding response regulator — translation MTKRILVVDDKAHLLRLMRMILEDEHYQVSILQEGRGAFDRVKESLPDLVILDLKLADSSGLDILRDLKADRATADIPVIVYTAAVLEAEEVSQLIASDPSRYHGVRVLQKPFELDALLGLVQEVLGAGDLC, via the coding sequence GTGACCAAACGAATTCTGGTGGTTGACGACAAAGCTCATCTGCTGCGCTTGATGCGCATGATTCTGGAGGATGAACACTATCAGGTTTCTATCCTTCAGGAAGGCCGAGGAGCCTTTGATCGTGTGAAGGAAAGCTTGCCCGATCTGGTGATCCTGGACCTGAAACTGGCTGACTCATCGGGTCTGGATATACTCCGCGATCTCAAGGCTGATCGCGCCACCGCGGACATCCCGGTTATCGTCTACACAGCCGCTGTTCTGGAGGCCGAAGAGGTTTCGCAGCTCATCGCCAGCGACCCGTCGCGCTATCATGGCGTCCGAGTCCTGCAAAAGCCATTTGAACTGGACGCGCTGCTGGGGTTGGTGCAGGAAGTGTTGGGCGCGGGTGATCTCTGTTGA
- a CDS encoding exonuclease SbcCD subunit D, whose product MRARFIHLADVHLGYDQYGSKVRYNDFARAFQDILDDAIRRNVDAVLIAGDLFNKRAIDAQTLIQAYDCLQKLKKQRIPVIAIEGNHDRSYYRDGRSWLQFLAWQNLLSLLNPVMRDGAPQLAPWDASTLRGAYIDLLDGRLRIYGLPWFGASTARVIEGLAAGLRQARADEDQQGVEYRAVLMHTGIEGIVPQLHGLPTQAQLEPLHGLVDYLALGHVHKPFERAGWIYNPGSIETCSAEEAAWEDRGYYYVEIDTGGAAASDQEAEGQKHTAHHLINQRRPFWRFTFRVDGISEPDLLAERFEEFCRQEAEKIADNGLEPVVHVMLLGILDFDAGSLELARLEEIIETHFHPLVRRVHNLTRDVDFDPDDEGLDGRNRDTWHQLEHKIFQDILSRDARYLPAANDWANTLSELKQLALQGEDPAAIATRLREARARLLRRG is encoded by the coding sequence ATGCGCGCACGCTTTATTCACCTGGCCGATGTCCATCTCGGCTATGACCAGTACGGCTCTAAAGTTCGCTACAACGATTTTGCCAGGGCGTTCCAGGATATTTTGGATGACGCCATACGGCGCAACGTTGATGCGGTTCTGATTGCGGGCGATCTTTTCAACAAGCGCGCCATTGACGCGCAGACCTTGATACAGGCATACGATTGCCTTCAGAAGCTGAAAAAGCAGCGCATCCCCGTCATTGCCATCGAGGGCAACCATGACCGCTCCTATTATCGGGATGGCCGGTCCTGGCTCCAGTTTCTGGCCTGGCAGAACCTCCTCTCCCTGCTCAACCCTGTCATGCGCGATGGCGCGCCTCAGCTTGCGCCCTGGGACGCCAGCACCCTGCGCGGCGCGTATATCGATCTGCTCGATGGCCGCCTGCGCATCTATGGCCTGCCCTGGTTTGGCGCCAGCACAGCGCGCGTCATTGAAGGTCTCGCTGCTGGTCTCAGACAGGCCCGCGCCGATGAAGACCAGCAAGGTGTCGAGTACCGCGCCGTGCTGATGCATACTGGCATCGAAGGCATTGTGCCTCAACTGCATGGCCTGCCCACCCAGGCGCAGCTTGAGCCGCTGCATGGTCTGGTTGATTATCTGGCGCTGGGCCATGTGCATAAGCCCTTCGAGCGCGCGGGCTGGATATACAACCCCGGCTCAATCGAGACCTGTAGCGCCGAAGAAGCCGCCTGGGAAGATCGCGGCTATTACTATGTCGAGATCGACACCGGGGGAGCAGCAGCGAGCGACCAGGAAGCCGAAGGGCAGAAGCATACGGCGCATCATCTGATTAATCAGCGGCGGCCCTTCTGGCGCTTCACTTTCCGTGTTGATGGTATCAGTGAGCCTGACCTGCTGGCAGAACGTTTCGAGGAGTTTTGTCGCCAGGAGGCCGAGAAGATAGCAGACAATGGCCTGGAACCCGTTGTCCATGTCATGCTGCTCGGCATCCTTGATTTTGATGCTGGCTCATTAGAGTTGGCGCGCCTCGAAGAGATCATCGAAACTCATTTTCATCCGCTCGTCAGGCGCGTCCATAATCTGACTCGTGATGTGGATTTTGACCCCGATGATGAGGGCCTGGATGGGCGCAACCGGGATACCTGGCATCAACTTGAACACAAAATCTTTCAGGACATCCTCTCACGCGATGCCCGCTATCTTCCTGCCGCCAACGATTGGGCCAATACCCTCTCTGAACTCAAGCAACTGGCCCTGCAAGGCGAAGACCCCGCCGCCATCGCCACGCGGCTGCGCGAAGCGCGCGCCCGGCTCTTGCGGCGCGGCTGA
- a CDS encoding serine protease encodes MNGMRMLKRAQRREWFCRIAVSLLLGVGASVLTFGATVQAASFVGNGLCTAARRGVALALPAVVRIATTYQAQLFYTTADGTGVTFPQGGGTYTLSTTASGAFISANGDVLTANSAVNESQNALDLLLAARAAPDIAQALNDSNPSQTVTAADVLNQLLTDSFIWRPSIETPRSVLYLSSQYSGPTEASSPQNLQSYPLTILAPGLPNQQANNDLALLHVDGLRDLPTIPLGDSSQIFQGDTLTIIGYPDSADLPQSNGLIDPNNFLTASVKTVMVSAFKTAQDSSQLVLVDGNVEQGNGGAPALNADGQLVGVVSFAAGNSNGSGQAGLLQMGNAAKSMAQQAKVSLAQDAFDERWAAAYDACASSAPGHWHDAYAQYTQIARLYPNFKGVQLYVNYTKAQAAHEPAPGKLPGWGIALIVALILAFAVAGFILLRRRSLRGRGAYAGYGPGLNKGAPYSTTDYSIGAPPSGQQSGPPVASEQIGVTVPAGGDLSTPPDPVTPAAPDAPPG; translated from the coding sequence ATGAATGGCATGCGCATGCTGAAGCGCGCCCAACGCCGGGAATGGTTCTGCCGAATTGCAGTTAGCTTACTGCTGGGCGTTGGGGCGAGTGTGCTGACGTTTGGGGCGACGGTTCAGGCGGCGAGTTTCGTCGGCAACGGACTCTGCACAGCGGCCAGGCGCGGGGTCGCTCTGGCGCTCCCGGCGGTGGTGCGGATTGCCACCACCTATCAGGCGCAGCTATTCTATACGACTGCTGATGGCACTGGCGTGACCTTTCCCCAGGGAGGCGGCACGTATACGCTTTCGACGACGGCTTCAGGGGCATTCATCTCGGCCAATGGGGATGTGTTGACTGCCAATAGCGCGGTGAACGAGTCCCAGAACGCGCTTGACCTGTTACTGGCCGCGCGCGCGGCGCCCGACATTGCGCAGGCGCTCAATGATTCTAATCCGAGCCAGACCGTGACAGCCGCCGATGTTCTCAATCAACTGCTCACCGATTCTTTCATCTGGCGGCCCAGCATTGAGACACCTCGCTCAGTTCTCTACCTGAGCAGCCAGTACAGCGGCCCAACCGAGGCGAGTTCACCGCAAAACCTGCAAAGTTATCCGCTGACGATCCTGGCGCCAGGTTTGCCAAACCAGCAGGCCAATAACGACCTGGCACTTCTGCACGTTGATGGCTTGCGCGACCTGCCCACGATTCCGCTGGGCGATTCAAGTCAGATCTTTCAGGGTGATACCTTGACGATCATAGGCTATCCTGACAGCGCGGACCTGCCGCAGTCTAATGGCTTAATTGACCCGAACAATTTCCTAACGGCTTCAGTGAAAACGGTCATGGTGAGCGCCTTCAAGACCGCTCAAGATAGTTCGCAGCTTGTTCTGGTGGATGGGAACGTAGAGCAGGGCAATGGCGGCGCCCCGGCGCTGAACGCGGATGGACAGCTAGTAGGGGTGGTGAGCTTTGCTGCTGGAAATAGTAACGGCAGCGGGCAGGCTGGCTTATTGCAAATGGGGAATGCAGCGAAGAGCATGGCGCAGCAGGCGAAAGTGAGTCTGGCCCAGGATGCGTTTGATGAGCGGTGGGCGGCTGCCTATGATGCCTGCGCGAGCAGTGCGCCGGGCCACTGGCACGATGCCTATGCTCAATATACGCAGATCGCGCGTTTGTATCCCAATTTCAAGGGCGTCCAGCTCTATGTCAATTATACGAAGGCGCAGGCAGCCCACGAGCCTGCTCCTGGCAAGCTGCCAGGCTGGGGGATCGCGCTGATCGTGGCGCTGATTCTGGCTTTTGCTGTTGCTGGGTTTATACTGCTCAGGCGGCGCAGTTTGCGGGGGAGAGGCGCTTACGCGGGTTATGGTCCAGGACTCAATAAGGGTGCACCCTATAGTACTACTGACTATAGCATTGGAGCGCCGCCTTCAGGGCAGCAGTCGGGGCCTCCGGTGGCCTCAGAACAAATAGGCGTCACGGTTCCGGCAGGTGGCGATCTTTCGACGCCGCCCGATCCCGTGACGCCAGCAGCGCCCGATGCGCCGCCTGGCTGA
- a CDS encoding YtxH domain-containing protein, which produces MSRRGSGFFLGLVLGVVVGATLAILFAPQEGEKTRNLLLDQSGDLRKRTEGAIDQLSDQARDRFNKAVAAGREVYSQTKEDLSARYNRAKTGEY; this is translated from the coding sequence ATGAGTCGTCGCGGTTCTGGTTTCTTCCTTGGCCTGGTGCTGGGGGTTGTGGTTGGCGCAACGCTTGCCATTCTGTTCGCGCCGCAGGAAGGCGAAAAGACGCGCAACCTGCTTCTCGATCAAAGCGGTGATCTGCGCAAGCGCACTGAAGGCGCCATTGACCAGCTCTCTGATCAGGCAAGAGATCGCTTTAACAAAGCGGTGGCTGCCGGGCGCGAGGTCTATAGTCAGACCAAAGAGGATCTGAGCGCCCGCTACAACCGCGCCAAGACCGGCGAATACTAA
- a CDS encoding tetratricopeptide repeat protein has translation MARIAGQFGGGGAMQGGGGNPVMRARQALGEGRFDEAERLSRRRLERKPDDFMARLVLAQALLQLQQADEAAEHAQRAADAQPNNADAQLTLAAALSQTQNRAALVRAEAAARKACALRPRDAKPRVQLAEVAMAQRHMKEAKAAADEAIKLDPRLAEAHLVRGLILLQDGDTEGAAEASRAATRAKRDLAPAYFTLALSLNKLKQADEAEQALDKAQELNAPIPPAQLYGLRGQIYLKQNRFRQSAGAYALAQRSSGRPGFIAWPLGVVITFFSFFSRFGSWGPPVAIAVVALAILFGLNAIPVAGHWLVAAVLLALVGSLIFGYVRGVQSGALGLGRFFSITGVTLISLIIALVMGGAAFLAVFIPAGSLQATGYPDWAVPVGLAVGAAFGLIAAGLSAWQLLKIVRS, from the coding sequence ATGGCGCGAATTGCTGGACAATTCGGGGGCGGCGGAGCGATGCAGGGAGGCGGGGGCAACCCGGTGATGCGGGCGCGGCAGGCCCTTGGTGAAGGCCGATTTGATGAAGCCGAGCGGCTCTCTCGTCGTCGGCTGGAGCGTAAGCCCGATGATTTTATGGCGCGGCTGGTGCTGGCGCAGGCGTTATTACAATTGCAGCAGGCAGATGAGGCGGCTGAGCACGCGCAGCGGGCGGCGGATGCCCAGCCAAACAACGCTGACGCGCAGTTGACGCTCGCTGCGGCGCTTTCTCAGACCCAAAACCGGGCGGCGCTGGTACGCGCGGAAGCGGCGGCGCGTAAGGCGTGCGCCTTAAGGCCGCGCGATGCGAAACCACGAGTGCAGCTTGCCGAGGTGGCGATGGCGCAGCGTCACATGAAAGAGGCGAAGGCGGCTGCCGATGAAGCGATCAAGCTGGACCCGCGTCTGGCGGAAGCCCATCTGGTTCGCGGGCTAATCCTTTTGCAAGATGGCGACACCGAGGGCGCTGCGGAGGCTTCGCGCGCTGCTACCCGCGCGAAGCGAGACCTGGCCCCAGCCTATTTTACACTGGCGCTCTCGCTGAATAAGTTGAAACAGGCAGACGAGGCAGAGCAGGCGCTGGACAAAGCGCAAGAATTGAACGCGCCTATCCCTCCGGCTCAGTTGTATGGGCTGCGCGGCCAGATTTATCTGAAGCAGAACAGGTTTCGGCAATCGGCGGGCGCTTATGCGCTGGCACAGCGATCATCCGGGCGTCCAGGGTTTATCGCGTGGCCGCTGGGTGTAGTGATTACCTTTTTTAGTTTCTTCAGCAGGTTTGGCTCCTGGGGGCCGCCAGTGGCAATTGCGGTGGTGGCGCTGGCGATTCTCTTTGGCCTGAACGCTATCCCGGTAGCCGGACACTGGCTGGTGGCGGCAGTTCTGCTGGCGCTGGTCGGCTCGTTGATCTTTGGCTATGTGCGCGGCGTGCAATCGGGCGCGCTGGGCCTGGGGCGGTTCTTCAGCATCACCGGCGTGACGCTGATCAGCCTGATTATCGCGCTCGTTATGGGGGGCGCTGCGTTCCTGGCGGTCTTTATCCCGGCAGGCTCGTTGCAGGCGACAGGGTACCCTGACTGGGCAGTACCAGTCGGCCTGGCAGTGGGCGCGGCCTTTGGCTTGATTGCGGCGGGCCTTTCCGCGTGGCAGTTGCTCAAGATAGTTCGCTCCTAG
- a CDS encoding RNA methyltransferase — protein sequence MRPETRRWEARVRRLATRRYREQEGVCYVEGIRPVLDALESGLSVEALLVSPELLRSEVAQRMVHEQQGAGTLVVEFARASFEQFSDRDNPMGLAAIVRWSPLSLESLPAGPDALVVMAEEMRDPGNLGTLLRTMDAIGGTGVAVVGSSTDPTHPKCLKASMGTIFRVPLARAASVEAFVQWAKARHIWTIATTARRGASFWSLEYRRPLALLLGNEGEGLRPETIQMADVVARIPMWGTASSLNVSVAAGALLYEIRRQETAGAERSPGGC from the coding sequence ATGCGCCCGGAGACACGTCGCTGGGAGGCGCGAGTGCGGCGTCTGGCAACACGCCGCTATCGAGAGCAGGAGGGCGTGTGCTATGTGGAAGGTATTCGCCCGGTGCTGGATGCGCTGGAAAGCGGGTTGAGTGTGGAGGCTCTGCTGGTCAGCCCCGAGTTGCTGCGCAGTGAAGTGGCTCAGCGGATGGTTCACGAGCAGCAAGGAGCAGGGACGCTGGTGGTGGAGTTTGCGCGGGCGAGCTTTGAGCAATTTTCAGACCGCGATAACCCGATGGGCCTGGCGGCGATTGTGCGCTGGTCGCCGCTGAGTCTGGAATCCCTGCCTGCCGGACCAGACGCATTGGTGGTGATGGCCGAAGAGATGCGCGACCCGGGCAATCTTGGGACACTGCTGCGCACGATGGATGCGATTGGCGGTACCGGTGTGGCGGTGGTTGGCTCCAGTACCGATCCGACCCACCCTAAATGCCTGAAAGCCAGTATGGGAACGATCTTTCGTGTACCCCTTGCCCGCGCTGCCAGCGTCGAAGCGTTTGTCCAGTGGGCAAAGGCGCGGCACATCTGGACGATTGCGACTACCGCCAGGCGCGGCGCCTCTTTCTGGTCGCTGGAGTACCGGCGGCCTCTGGCGCTGCTGCTGGGCAATGAGGGCGAGGGGCTGCGCCCGGAGACTATCCAGATGGCCGATGTGGTGGCGCGCATCCCGATGTGGGGTACGGCCAGTTCGCTCAATGTCAGTGTCGCAGCCGGGGCTTTGTTATATGAGATCAGGAGGCAGGAGACGGCAGGCGCGGAACGCTCACCTGGCGGGTGCTAA